The proteins below come from a single Chryseobacterium sp. MA9 genomic window:
- a CDS encoding TonB-dependent siderophore receptor: MDIKRSLVLLFSSYGCFLFGQEKTIDTIYVFDNQMNRVKLFHPVKTISAEEAEKNSSNLSELLRFQSQVFIKENGRGAVSSPSFRGTTAQQTAFVWNGININSSFLGQGDINNIALFGYDQIGIKAGGGSVVYGSGAIGGSIHLNNTLDFNKGFHGSLFSEVASFNTYNNFVKGSYSNDKFSFKASGNYSVSENNYEVSDLNYINRNGNYYNTTFNAGASYKITNDHKISWQSQFFDSSQHYPVYEETGTKTKYKTQSIRSLLSWDWNKTKFSNSFKAAYTEENFQYFGSLNLPKSSGGTGRNYIFKNDFNYFLNSKWNFNLIGEFQVNKGEGYLNGISSVSRNIGSVSGLLRYFATKDLRFEGGFKKDFVEDVKSPFMYSFSGKWSAAKWYDVSINVSKNFRYPSFNDIYYEPGGNKDLKPETSTQFDMVNEFKVGDFKLTLSPYYMNVTDLIVWLPTAFGYWQAFNVNKSESYGLESQLSFSKQLGNHKIRANAGYYYAKSIDKETKMQRPYVPMHRGNANIDYEYSFFKFFAQGLLNGVTYTTSDEKRSEAIDPYFLLNMGVSATLAKKYTLGFKVNNLTDTYYKTVSFYPLPKRNYSVYAAINF; encoded by the coding sequence ATGGATATAAAAAGATCTTTAGTACTGCTTTTTTCATCTTATGGCTGTTTTCTTTTTGGACAAGAGAAAACCATTGACACTATTTATGTCTTCGATAACCAGATGAATAGGGTGAAACTTTTTCATCCCGTAAAAACAATTTCGGCAGAAGAGGCCGAGAAAAATTCCAGTAATCTTTCGGAACTCCTGAGATTTCAGTCACAGGTTTTTATCAAAGAAAATGGCCGTGGGGCTGTTTCTTCACCCTCTTTCCGAGGAACTACCGCTCAGCAGACCGCCTTTGTATGGAATGGAATTAATATCAACTCCAGTTTTTTAGGACAGGGAGATATCAATAATATTGCTTTGTTCGGCTATGATCAGATCGGCATAAAAGCTGGTGGTGGAAGTGTAGTGTACGGAAGTGGTGCTATCGGGGGAAGTATTCACCTGAATAATACCCTTGATTTTAATAAAGGGTTCCATGGTTCTTTATTTTCTGAGGTTGCTTCCTTTAATACCTATAATAATTTTGTAAAAGGTTCTTACAGTAATGATAAGTTCAGTTTTAAAGCTTCCGGAAATTATTCTGTGAGTGAAAATAATTATGAGGTAAGTGATCTGAACTATATCAACAGAAATGGGAATTACTACAATACCACATTCAATGCAGGTGCATCCTATAAAATAACCAACGATCATAAAATTTCGTGGCAGAGCCAGTTTTTCGATTCTTCACAGCATTATCCTGTATATGAAGAAACGGGAACAAAAACAAAGTATAAAACTCAAAGTATAAGAAGCCTTCTTTCCTGGGACTGGAATAAAACAAAGTTCAGCAACTCTTTTAAAGCCGCCTATACAGAAGAAAACTTTCAGTATTTCGGTTCGTTAAATCTGCCTAAATCAAGCGGAGGAACAGGGAGAAATTATATCTTTAAAAATGATTTCAACTATTTCCTGAATTCTAAGTGGAATTTTAATCTTATCGGAGAATTTCAGGTCAATAAAGGTGAAGGATACCTAAACGGAATATCCAGTGTCAGTAGAAATATTGGCTCTGTTTCAGGATTGCTAAGGTATTTTGCTACTAAAGACCTACGTTTTGAGGGTGGATTTAAGAAAGATTTTGTGGAAGATGTGAAGTCTCCGTTTATGTATTCATTCTCCGGAAAATGGAGTGCTGCAAAATGGTATGATGTAAGCATTAATGTATCAAAAAACTTCAGATATCCTTCATTTAATGATATTTATTATGAACCGGGAGGAAATAAAGATCTGAAACCGGAAACGTCTACCCAGTTTGATATGGTAAATGAGTTCAAAGTGGGGGATTTCAAACTTACTTTGTCTCCATATTATATGAATGTGACAGATCTTATTGTATGGCTGCCTACTGCTTTTGGATATTGGCAGGCATTTAATGTCAATAAATCTGAATCTTACGGATTAGAATCTCAGTTGTCTTTCAGTAAACAATTGGGGAATCATAAAATTCGTGCGAATGCCGGGTACTATTATGCAAAATCTATTGATAAGGAAACGAAGATGCAAAGACCTTATGTTCCTATGCACAGAGGGAATGCCAATATAGATTATGAATATAGTTTCTTTAAGTTTTTTGCACAGGGACTGCTGAATGGTGTTACCTACACTACAAGTGATGAAAAAAGATCAGAAGCAATAGATCCTTATTTCCTTTTAAATATGGGAGTTTCGGCAACGCTGGCAAAAAAATATACTTTAGGATTTAAAGTGAATAATCTAACGGATACTTATTATAAAACGGTTTCTTTCTATCCTTTACCGAAAAGAAACTATAGCGTGTATGCAGCAATAAATTTTTAA
- a CDS encoding YncE family protein, which yields MKITKLLTVLFAVVLLFNMSSCTSDSAEFEMSPITYQNGYFISNEGNFNSQGAKVTFLTRDLSLKQDDVYGYNNNKEILGDVLQTIGLNGNKAYLVINNSNKIVVVDRYTFKKLGVITEQIDNPRGIAFANDFIYVANLNFSTNATSVTKYKVSDYSFVSKITMTGGADKTVEAGGNVFVQNATSGFGNMITYINTSNDSKAEITVPNGKINSTVSYKSNVYTISSTATDSYIYKITSTGAMTPVITLTGIPSATNLQIDNDKIYFSSANKVYTTGLATPTVPSSPLLTAADGGPYLTLYGFNVIDGRIFASDVHQFTAESEMVIYSAATGSKMGSIKTGGLGANGTFLNP from the coding sequence ATGAAAATAACTAAACTTTTAACTGTATTATTTGCAGTGGTTTTATTGTTTAACATGTCTTCATGTACAAGTGACTCTGCGGAGTTTGAAATGTCTCCAATCACTTATCAGAACGGATATTTTATTTCTAATGAAGGGAACTTCAACAGCCAGGGAGCTAAAGTAACATTCCTGACAAGAGATTTAAGTCTGAAGCAGGATGATGTATATGGGTATAACAATAATAAAGAAATACTGGGTGATGTTCTTCAGACCATTGGTCTTAACGGAAACAAGGCTTATCTTGTGATCAATAACTCGAACAAAATTGTTGTAGTAGACCGTTACACATTCAAGAAACTAGGAGTAATTACAGAGCAGATTGATAATCCAAGAGGAATTGCTTTTGCGAATGACTTTATCTATGTTGCCAACCTGAATTTCTCTACGAATGCAACAAGTGTAACGAAATATAAAGTTTCTGACTATTCATTTGTAAGCAAAATCACTATGACAGGCGGAGCTGATAAAACAGTAGAGGCAGGTGGAAATGTTTTTGTACAGAATGCTACATCAGGATTCGGGAATATGATTACTTATATTAATACTTCTAATGACAGTAAGGCTGAAATTACTGTTCCGAATGGTAAGATTAACAGTACTGTTTCATACAAATCTAATGTTTATACAATTTCTTCTACAGCTACAGATTCTTATATCTACAAGATTACAAGTACAGGAGCAATGACACCGGTAATTACACTTACAGGAATTCCAAGTGCTACCAATCTTCAGATTGATAATGATAAAATCTACTTCAGCTCTGCTAATAAAGTATATACAACAGGTTTAGCTACTCCAACGGTTCCTTCCAGCCCATTATTAACAGCTGCGGATGGAGGTCCTTACCTTACTCTTTACGGATTTAACGTTATTGATGGAAGAATCTTTGCATCAGATGTTCATCAATTTACAGCAGAAAGTGAAATGGTAATATATTCAGCAGCTACAGGCAGCAAAATGGGATCTATTAAAACAGGAGGTCTTGGTGCTAATGGAACTTTCCTGAATCCGTAA